A window of Belonocnema kinseyi isolate 2016_QV_RU_SX_M_011 chromosome 9, B_treatae_v1, whole genome shotgun sequence contains these coding sequences:
- the LOC117180476 gene encoding uncharacterized protein LOC117180476, protein MYKGLQARIREINGLAIYAPCGVHSLNLVGVHAVESCSGAVLFFNVLQTLYNFFTVSTHRWEILRSTEKTKSITLASLSTTRWSARDDAVEVLNQYFQDIVEILKTIEKTDAENGITKQEAKGIREQLEKLEVAFMLVLWSFLLSRIIGVSQKLQKVDISIAEVIGQYRGLIKMVAYTRNEFDSFERKVLQISATHLYESDFSRKKIRKLRVDETRDSEVQFSGRDVFRVNTFNVILDKLSTELDERCAK, encoded by the coding sequence ATGTACAAGGGTTTACAAGCGCGAATTCGCGAAATCAATGGTTTAGCTATTTATGCTCCATGTGGTGTTCACTCTTTGAATTTGGTAGGAGTTCATGCAGTGGAAAGTTGTTCAGgagcagttttattttttaacgtgcTTCAAACATTGTACAATTTCTTCACAGTGTCTACACATCGATGGGAAATTTTAAGGTCCACTGAAAAAACTAAATCAATCACATTAGCATCTTTGTCCACTACTAGATGGTCTGCTCGTGATGACGCAGTTGAggttttgaatcaatattttcagGACATAGTTGAGATTTTAAAGACGATAGAAAAAACTGATGCGGAAAATGGAATCACCAAACAGGAAGCTAAAGGCATTCGTGAACAATTGGAAAAACTGGAGGTTGCTTTTATGCTGGTTTTGTGGTCTTTTTTGCTTTCAAGAATCATCGGTGTCAGTCAGAAATTGCAAAAAGTTGACATTAGCATTGCTGAGGTTATCGGTCAGTACCGTGGGCTCATAAAAATGGTTGCTTACACTCGGAAtgaatttgatagttttgaacgAAAAGTACTCCAAATATCCGCAACTCATTTGTATGAGTCAGATTTTTCccggaaaaaaataagaaaactacGTGTCGACGAAACAAGAGATAGTGAAGTTCAATTTTCGGGTCGGGACGTGTTTAGAGTTAATACTTTCAACGTCATTTTAGATAA
- the LOC117180477 gene encoding zinc finger MYM-type protein 1-like → MLPIMKKLGTLHLKKKDSIPLNEIILSDDPAKWVLSDFVRHHVAVHGCKQNMNLNFESSKRKYDGVSRYLSRGLFTRKLRNGEEISRSWLVFSESQGTVFCVPCLLFDLDCSFNGRNGFIVWKHAGSSVSDHENSRCHTENVFKLKQLANTQNRIDGNLTSQLEGEISYWKSVLRRVVSATKNLSSRGLAFRGSDETLDSPDNGNFLMLIEFLAEFDPFMKDHIRKFGNKGSGRTSYLTKSTYEEFLALMAEALSKTIIEEIKKAKYYSIIVDSTPDVSHVDQLAFVIRYVTDDGDPVERFLLFVKNPGHKGMNWQMQWFLLWRLSA, encoded by the coding sequence ATGCTTCCAATTATGAAAAAACTCGGAACACTACATCTGAAAAAAAAAGATAGCATCCCTCTCAACGAAATTATCTTAAGTGACGATCCAGCCAAATGGGTGTTAAGTGATTTCGTTCGACATCATGTAGCTGTACATGGATGCAAACAAAATATGAACCTCAATTTTGAgagttcaaaaagaaaatatgatggAGTCTCAAGATATCTATCGCGAGGATTGTTCACAAGGAAACTTCGCAATGGAGAAGAAATATCTCGCTCTTGGCTCGTTTTTTCAGAATCGCAAGGTACCGTTTTTTGTGTACCATGCCTTCTATTTGATCTTGATTGTTCTTTTAATGGAAGGAACGGTTTCATTGTCTGGAAACACGCGGGTTCTAGTGTTTCTGATCATGAAAATTCTCGCTGCCATACAGAAAATGTCTTTAAGCTAAAGCAATTAGCTAACACTCAAAACAGAATCGATGGCAATTTAACCTCTCAACTTGAGGGGGAGATTTCCTATTGGAAAAGTGTTTTACGTAGAGTTGTTTCAgctacaaaaaatttatcttcgcgTGGTCTTGCGTTTAGGGGTAGCGATGAAACATTAGACTCACCAGATAATGGCAACTTTCTAATGCTGATCGAATTTCTCGCGGAATTTGATCCTTTTATGAAGGATCACATCAGGAAGTTTGGCAATAAGGGCTCTGGTAGAACTAGTTATTTAACTAAATCAACGTATGAAGAATTTCTTGCGTTGATGGCGGAAGCGTTGTCAAAAActataattgaagaaattaaaaaagcgaAATATTATTCCATAATAGTAGATTCAACACCTGATGTATCACACGTAGACCAACTTGCCTTCGTAATTAGATATGTCACTGACGATGGTGATCCGGTAGAACGTTTTTTGTTATTCGTTAAGAATCCCGGGCATAAGGGCATGAATTGGCAGATGCAGTGGTTTCTACTTTGGAGGCTTTCGGCCTGA